From Hypanus sabinus isolate sHypSab1 chromosome 32, sHypSab1.hap1, whole genome shotgun sequence, the proteins below share one genomic window:
- the usp5 gene encoding ubiquitin carboxyl-terminal hydrolase 5 isoform X1 has product MAEFGELLLSVLAGIRVPRPGDRVHKDECAFSFDGPESEGGLYICMNTFLGFGKSFVERHYRKTGQRAFLHLKRTRVPKLDDGSSGAGDPPKKKPTRLAIGVEGGFEVDSQPFEYEEEVKVVILPENVVIPRDALTLMPAAVRDRVSASIEALLAADSASRKQEIEAWDGEVRQVSKHAQGLKQLENSPRIPPCGWRCAQCELRENLWLNLTDGSILCGRRYFDGSGGNNHALEHYSRTKYPLAVKLGTITPDSADVYSYEEDEMVLDPHLAEHLAHFGIDMMKMEKTDKTMTELEIDMNQRLGEWETIQESGVALKPLFGPEYTGLQNLGNSCYLNAVMQVVFSLPDYQNKYVGNLQKIFSDSPADPTQDFNTQVAKLGWGLMSGEHSQAPPEGEDGETEADQVQPGPEGIAPRMFKSLVGKGHPEFSTSRQQDAQEFFLHFVNMVERNCRSSENPNVAFRFLVEERINCLTSGKVKYTQRVDYIMQLPVPLEAAVNKEELAEFERRKQEAEAEKRAGPEVVRAKIPFEACLNTYAEPEHVDDFWSTALLAKSVAVKRTRFASFPDYLVIQIRKFTFGVDWVPKKLDVSIEMPEELDLSHLRGSGLQPGEEELPDIAPPPLVTPDEPKGSFGFYGNDDDDSFSSARFSSPTSPVLDESVVVQLAEMGFPMEACRKAVFYTGNSGVETAMNWVMAHLDEPDFAQPLVLPACGIPGSGAAGPEPPPEESVATISSMGFSREQALRALRATNNSVERAVDWIFSHIDDLDAEAVMDVSEGRSAAESVSECMPAGPKVRDGQGKYQLFAFISHMGTSTMCGHYVCHIKKEGRWVIYNDQKVCASEKPPRDLGYIYFYQRVAS; this is encoded by the exons AAGCTGGACGACGGGAGCAGTGGAGCCGGAGACCCTCCCAAGAAGAAACCCACCCGCCTGGCCATCG GTGTGGAAGGAGGGTTCGAGGTCGACTCGCAGCCCTTTGAGTACGAGGAGGAGGTGAAGGTCGTGATCCTGCCGGAGAACGTGGTCATTCCCCGCGATGCACTGACGCTGATGCCAGCAGCGGTGCGGGACCGG GTGTCGGCCTCCATCGAGGCACTCCTGGCCGCGGACTCAGCCTCGCGGAAGCAGGAGATCGAGGCGTGGGATGGGGAGGTGCGGCAGGTGTCAAAGCACGCTCAGGGGCTGAAGCAGCTGGAGAACAGCCCCCGCATCCCCCCCTG CGGCTGGCGGTGTGCTCAGTGCGAGCTGAGGGAGAACCTGTGGCTGAACCTGACGGACGGGTCCATCCTGTGTGGCCGCCGCTACTTCGACGGGAGCGGGGGCAACAACCACGCCCTGGAGCACTACAGCCGCACCAAGTACCCCCTGGCTGTCAAGCTGGGCACCATCACTCCTGACAGCGCAG ACGTGTACTCGTATGAGGAGGACGAAATGGTGCTGGACCCTCACCTTGCCGAACACCTTGCCCACTTTGGCATCGACATGATGAAAATGGAGAAG ACGGACAAGACGATGACGGAGTTGGAGATCGACATGAACCAGCGGCTGGGCGAGTGGGAGACCATCCAGGAGTCGGGGGTGGCCCTGAAGCCGCTGTTCGGGCCCGAGTACACGGGCCTGCAGAACCTGGGCAACAGCTGCTACCTCAACGCTGTCATGCAGGTGGTCTTTAGCCTGCCCGACTACCAGAACAA GTACGTGGGAAACCTGCAGAAGATTTTCAGTGACTCTCCTGCTGACCCCACACAGGACTTCAATACCCAGGT GGCCAAGCTGGGCTGGGGCCTGATGTCGGGGGAACACTCACAAGCCCCACCGGAAGGTGAAGACGGGGAGACGGAGGCGGACCAGGTGCAGCCAGGCCCCGAGGGTATCGCGCCCCGCATGTTCAAATCACTAGTGGGCAAGGGTCACCCGGAGTTCTCCACCAGCCGGCAACAGGACGCCCAGGAGTTCTTCCTGCACTTCGTCAACATGGTGGAG AGGAACTGCAGGAGTTCCGAGAACCCGAACGTGGCCTTCCGCTTCCTGGTCGAGGAGCGCATCAACTGCCTGACGTCCGGGAAGGTCAAGTACACCCAGCGGGTTGACTACATCATGCAGCTGCCCGTCCCGCTGGAGGCCGCCGTCAACAAAG aggagctggcagagtttgagAGGCGGAAGCAGGAGGCGGAGGCGGAGAAGCGGGCAGGCCCGGAGGTGGTGCGAGCGAAGATCCCGTTCGAGGCTTGCCTCAACACCTACGCTGAGCCGGAGCACGTCGACGACTTCTGGAGTACCGCCCTGCTGGCCAAATCCGTGGCTGTCAA GAGGACCCGCTTTGCCTCGTTTCCCGACTACCTGGTGATCCAGATCCGGAAATTCACCTTCGGAGTTGACTGGGTGCCCAAGAAGCTGG ACGTATCGATCGAGATGCCCGAGGAGCTGGACCTCAGCCACCTGCGGGGCAGTGGGCTGCAGCCGGGCGAGGAGGAGCTGCCGGACATTGCGCCCCCCCCGCTGGTCACCCCCGACGAGCCCAAAGGTAGCTTTGGCTTCTATGGCAACGACGATGACGACTCCTTCTCCTCTGCCCGCTTCTCCTCTCCGACAT CCCCGGTGCTGGATGAGTCGGTCGTGGTCCAGCTGGCGGAGATGGGATTTCCGATGGAGGCGTGCCGGAAGGCGGTCTTCTACACGGGCAACAGCGGTGTCGAGACCGCCATGAACTGGGTCATGGCTCACCTGGACGAGCCAG ATTTCGCCCAGCCTCTGGTCTTGCCGGCATGCGGCATCCCTGGATCGGGGGCGGCTGGCCCCGAGCCCCCTCCGGAGGAGAGCGTGGCCACCATCTCCTCCATGGGCTTCTCCCGGGAACAGGCGCTGCGGGCCCTGAGAGCTACG AACAACAGCGTGGAGCGGGCTGTCGACTGGATTTTCAGCCACATCGATGACCTGGACGCCGAGGCGGTCATGGACGTATCTGAGGGCCGGTCAGCGGCTGAATCCGTGTCCGAGTGCATGCCAGCTGGACCCAAGGTCCGCGACGGGCAAGGCA AGTACCAGCTCTTCGCCTTCATTAGCCACATGGGCACTTCAACAATGTGCGGTCATTACGTCTGTCACATCAAGAAGGAAGGGAG GTGGGTGATCTACAATGACCAGAAAGTCTGTGCCTCAGAGAAGCCTCCCCGAGATCTGGGCTACATCTATTTCTACCAAAGAGTGGCCAGTTGA
- the usp5 gene encoding ubiquitin carboxyl-terminal hydrolase 5 isoform X2 — MAEFGELLLSVLAGIRVPRPGDRVHKDECAFSFDGPESEGGLYICMNTFLGFGKSFVERHYRKTGQRAFLHLKRTRVPKLDDGSSGAGDPPKKKPTRLAIGVEGGFEVDSQPFEYEEEVKVVILPENVVIPRDALTLMPAAVRDRVSASIEALLAADSASRKQEIEAWDGEVRQVSKHAQGLKQLENSPRIPPCGWRCAQCELRENLWLNLTDGSILCGRRYFDGSGGNNHALEHYSRTKYPLAVKLGTITPDSADVYSYEEDEMVLDPHLAEHLAHFGIDMMKMEKTDKTMTELEIDMNQRLGEWETIQESGVALKPLFGPEYTGLQNLGNSCYLNAVMQVVFSLPDYQNKYVGNLQKIFSDSPADPTQDFNTQVAKLGWGLMSGEHSQAPPEGEDGETEADQVQPGPEGIAPRMFKSLVGKGHPEFSTSRQQDAQEFFLHFVNMVERNCRSSENPNVAFRFLVEERINCLTSGKVKYTQRVDYIMQLPVPLEAAVNKEELAEFERRKQEAEAEKRAGPEVVRAKIPFEACLNTYAEPEHVDDFWSTALLAKSVAVKRTRFASFPDYLVIQIRKFTFGVDWVPKKLDVSIEMPEELDLSHLRGSGLQPGEEELPDIAPPPLVTPDEPKAPVLDESVVVQLAEMGFPMEACRKAVFYTGNSGVETAMNWVMAHLDEPDFAQPLVLPACGIPGSGAAGPEPPPEESVATISSMGFSREQALRALRATNNSVERAVDWIFSHIDDLDAEAVMDVSEGRSAAESVSECMPAGPKVRDGQGKYQLFAFISHMGTSTMCGHYVCHIKKEGRWVIYNDQKVCASEKPPRDLGYIYFYQRVAS; from the exons AAGCTGGACGACGGGAGCAGTGGAGCCGGAGACCCTCCCAAGAAGAAACCCACCCGCCTGGCCATCG GTGTGGAAGGAGGGTTCGAGGTCGACTCGCAGCCCTTTGAGTACGAGGAGGAGGTGAAGGTCGTGATCCTGCCGGAGAACGTGGTCATTCCCCGCGATGCACTGACGCTGATGCCAGCAGCGGTGCGGGACCGG GTGTCGGCCTCCATCGAGGCACTCCTGGCCGCGGACTCAGCCTCGCGGAAGCAGGAGATCGAGGCGTGGGATGGGGAGGTGCGGCAGGTGTCAAAGCACGCTCAGGGGCTGAAGCAGCTGGAGAACAGCCCCCGCATCCCCCCCTG CGGCTGGCGGTGTGCTCAGTGCGAGCTGAGGGAGAACCTGTGGCTGAACCTGACGGACGGGTCCATCCTGTGTGGCCGCCGCTACTTCGACGGGAGCGGGGGCAACAACCACGCCCTGGAGCACTACAGCCGCACCAAGTACCCCCTGGCTGTCAAGCTGGGCACCATCACTCCTGACAGCGCAG ACGTGTACTCGTATGAGGAGGACGAAATGGTGCTGGACCCTCACCTTGCCGAACACCTTGCCCACTTTGGCATCGACATGATGAAAATGGAGAAG ACGGACAAGACGATGACGGAGTTGGAGATCGACATGAACCAGCGGCTGGGCGAGTGGGAGACCATCCAGGAGTCGGGGGTGGCCCTGAAGCCGCTGTTCGGGCCCGAGTACACGGGCCTGCAGAACCTGGGCAACAGCTGCTACCTCAACGCTGTCATGCAGGTGGTCTTTAGCCTGCCCGACTACCAGAACAA GTACGTGGGAAACCTGCAGAAGATTTTCAGTGACTCTCCTGCTGACCCCACACAGGACTTCAATACCCAGGT GGCCAAGCTGGGCTGGGGCCTGATGTCGGGGGAACACTCACAAGCCCCACCGGAAGGTGAAGACGGGGAGACGGAGGCGGACCAGGTGCAGCCAGGCCCCGAGGGTATCGCGCCCCGCATGTTCAAATCACTAGTGGGCAAGGGTCACCCGGAGTTCTCCACCAGCCGGCAACAGGACGCCCAGGAGTTCTTCCTGCACTTCGTCAACATGGTGGAG AGGAACTGCAGGAGTTCCGAGAACCCGAACGTGGCCTTCCGCTTCCTGGTCGAGGAGCGCATCAACTGCCTGACGTCCGGGAAGGTCAAGTACACCCAGCGGGTTGACTACATCATGCAGCTGCCCGTCCCGCTGGAGGCCGCCGTCAACAAAG aggagctggcagagtttgagAGGCGGAAGCAGGAGGCGGAGGCGGAGAAGCGGGCAGGCCCGGAGGTGGTGCGAGCGAAGATCCCGTTCGAGGCTTGCCTCAACACCTACGCTGAGCCGGAGCACGTCGACGACTTCTGGAGTACCGCCCTGCTGGCCAAATCCGTGGCTGTCAA GAGGACCCGCTTTGCCTCGTTTCCCGACTACCTGGTGATCCAGATCCGGAAATTCACCTTCGGAGTTGACTGGGTGCCCAAGAAGCTGG ACGTATCGATCGAGATGCCCGAGGAGCTGGACCTCAGCCACCTGCGGGGCAGTGGGCTGCAGCCGGGCGAGGAGGAGCTGCCGGACATTGCGCCCCCCCCGCTGGTCACCCCCGACGAGCCCAAAG CCCCGGTGCTGGATGAGTCGGTCGTGGTCCAGCTGGCGGAGATGGGATTTCCGATGGAGGCGTGCCGGAAGGCGGTCTTCTACACGGGCAACAGCGGTGTCGAGACCGCCATGAACTGGGTCATGGCTCACCTGGACGAGCCAG ATTTCGCCCAGCCTCTGGTCTTGCCGGCATGCGGCATCCCTGGATCGGGGGCGGCTGGCCCCGAGCCCCCTCCGGAGGAGAGCGTGGCCACCATCTCCTCCATGGGCTTCTCCCGGGAACAGGCGCTGCGGGCCCTGAGAGCTACG AACAACAGCGTGGAGCGGGCTGTCGACTGGATTTTCAGCCACATCGATGACCTGGACGCCGAGGCGGTCATGGACGTATCTGAGGGCCGGTCAGCGGCTGAATCCGTGTCCGAGTGCATGCCAGCTGGACCCAAGGTCCGCGACGGGCAAGGCA AGTACCAGCTCTTCGCCTTCATTAGCCACATGGGCACTTCAACAATGTGCGGTCATTACGTCTGTCACATCAAGAAGGAAGGGAG GTGGGTGATCTACAATGACCAGAAAGTCTGTGCCTCAGAGAAGCCTCCCCGAGATCTGGGCTACATCTATTTCTACCAAAGAGTGGCCAGTTGA